GCAACCGCTTCGTCGAGGACCATGAGGCGCAGGCCCCGCTCGGATACCCCGAGATCCACTACCTGACCAGCCCGGTGCGCAAGGCGTCGGTGGCGGCGGGGGATCCGCACGCCACCAACGTGTGGGCAGGCACCGGGTTCCGGGCGATCGGCACCGGATCGGCCGCCGACATCATGGGCAGGTTGGCGCCGTGATCACTGGTCGAGGCTGACGTCCTCCACGACCACCTCGCCGGTTTCGGATCGTGCGGTGATCTCGCTCGCCGCGGCGCCCGGATCGGTGGTCTCGTCCACCCGGACGTGGGTCGACGCGCGCGAATCGGCGTGTACCAGGTAGGGACCGCGGCCGGGCACCCCGAGCACCACGTCACCGGAGCGGCTGACCGCGTCGATCGTGCGCGGTGCCTTGTCGCGGAAGTCGACGGTGATGTCGCCGTCGGACGTCGTGGCGCTGAAACGTTCGGCGACCGCGATCGGATCCCGCGAGACGACCTCGCCGTTGACGGTGTGCAGCTCGATGATGCGGGCCGCGCCGCTGAGCACGATCGCGCCCTCGGTGGTGTGCGCGACGAGCTGATCCACGTCGGCCGAGGCGATGACGGCGCCGATCTTCTGCTCGGTGCGCACGGTGAGTCTGCGGGCCTGCTCGGGCGGCATCGAGATGGTGATCTCCCCGCCGCGGGCCCACTCCAGCATCGGTGACGGGTTGCCCTCGATGGTGATCCGGGTGCCGGGGCCGTCATTGACCACCGCCAGCCGGTGCTCGCCGCTGTGCGTGGTGTTGAGCAGCCGCAGGTTGGCGGTGGCCTCCCTGGTCTCGCGGTCGGCGACGATGCGGATCGCGATCGGCACCCGCGCGGTGTCGATCACCACCGAACGCATGTTCGCAGGCAGCGCCTGATGATCGGTGACGACCCGGACGGCGTTGACGCCCCACGCGACGACACCGAGTCCGGCCAGCGTCGCGGTGAGCACGAGAGCGCCTGCCGCGACCAGCAGGAAGCGGAACGTGGTGCGGCCGCCGGGGGAGAGGTGCGGCGGGGGCTCGATCGGGGGTGCGGCGGTGACGGTCACGAGGGATCCTTTCCGATCTAGGTCTCGAGAAAGCGCAGCACCGCCAGCACGCGGCGGTTCTCGCTCTCGTCGGGGGCCAGGTCGAGCTTGGTGAAGATCGATGCGATGTGTTTCTCGGCGGAGCCGATCGAGATGTGCAGTGCCGAGGCGATCGCCGAGTTGGTCTTGCCCTCGGCCATGAGTTGCAGCACGTCATGCTCGCGCGGGGTCAACTGGTCCAG
This region of Mycolicibacterium goodii genomic DNA includes:
- a CDS encoding DUF4097 family beta strand repeat-containing protein; this translates as MTVTAAPPIEPPPHLSPGGRTTFRFLLVAAGALVLTATLAGLGVVAWGVNAVRVVTDHQALPANMRSVVIDTARVPIAIRIVADRETREATANLRLLNTTHSGEHRLAVVNDGPGTRITIEGNPSPMLEWARGGEITISMPPEQARRLTVRTEQKIGAVIASADVDQLVAHTTEGAIVLSGAARIIELHTVNGEVVSRDPIAVAERFSATTSDGDITVDFRDKAPRTIDAVSRSGDVVLGVPGRGPYLVHADSRASTHVRVDETTDPGAAASEITARSETGEVVVEDVSLDQ